A genomic segment from Panthera tigris isolate Pti1 chromosome A1, P.tigris_Pti1_mat1.1, whole genome shotgun sequence encodes:
- the SHLD3 gene encoding shieldin complex subunit 3, with translation MTTEVILHYRPYENDPTQLSKIAEKALQDFPTRPLSRFIPWFSHDGSKLPLKPKRSPPVISEEAAEDVKLYLTISEHDVKSQSYDCTIDLLEFQPNLKKEKHLIQSHTLNEQTNSGNLDKQSEKGRQHKKRFWSVSLPNSNCTENIFPLSKKLQDSLKALNLHSLYRARWTIEHTICNNQTLEDIWAKLNQIIRHNELPSCNATIQRHLDQIWVFCDIMYCEYVGNLLKGRLALTGKMNLCVRKYGVIFSM, from the coding sequence ATGACTACAGAAGTAATATTACACTATCGACCATATGAGAATGATCCCACACAACTGTCAAAAATTGCAGAGAAAGCACTTCAAGACTTTCCTACACGTCCACTCTCAAGATTTATTCCTTGGTTTTCTCATGATGGGTCCAAACTTCCACTCAAACCTAAAAGATCACCACCTGTGATTTCTGAAGAGGCAGCTGAAGATGTGAAACTGTACTTAACCATTTCAGAACATGATGTTAAATCACAGAGTTACGATTGCACGATAGATCTTTTGGAATttcaacctaatttaaaaaaagaaaagcacttaaTCCAGTCACACACACTGAATGAACAGACTAATTCTGGAAATCTAGATAAGCAATCAGAAAAGGGAAGACAGCATAAGAAGAGGTTTTGGAGTGTTTCACTTCCCAACAGTAAttgcactgaaaatatttttcctttgtctaaAAAATTGCAAGATAGTTTAAAGGCACTGAATTTGCATTCACTTTATAGGGCAAGATGGACTATAGAGCACACTATTTGTAACAACCAAACTCTGGAGGACATTTGGGCAAAACTCAATCAAATTATCAGGCACAATGAACTTCCATCTTGTAATGCTACAATTCAGAGACACTTAGACCAAATATGGGTGTTCTGTGATATTATGTACTGTGAATATGTGGGAAATCTTCTTAAAGGTAGATTAGCTCTTACTGGGAAAATGAATTTATGTGTACGTAAATATGGTGTTATTTTTAGTATGTAA